The Flavipsychrobacter sp. genome contains the following window.
AGAAAAGCTCCTGGTATAGTTCCCGTAGCATTAAAAGGCTACTTTGGTGGTGATTTTGGTTGTGGATTTACTCAATATTTCTACTATAAATTCCCTACAGCGGTTAAAAATATTAATGAGCAATTGGCATCATTCAAAGTATTCCCTAACCCAGCGGCTAATTCGGTTAATGTTACCATTGAAGGGCTAACAACAATTGATGGTACTATAAATATAGTAGACATGTTGGGTAGAGTAGTTGTGTCAGAGCGTACAACCACTTCTCAGAATACTATTAATATTGACAGGTTGACATCAGGAGTGTATAATGTAGTTTATTCTACTAACACAGGAGATGGTACTATTAAGCTACAGCAAAAGCTAGTGGTTGATAAATAATCTACTTGAATATAAGTTTGTGTAGGGCTGCTAATAGCAGCCCTATTTATTTATAACAGGTCATTCGTACCTTTGCTATTATTTTTTAGAAATGGATGAAAGAATAAAAAAGCTGCAATCATATCTTGAACAGTCTCCTAATGATTGTTTTCTAAATCATGCATTGGCTTTGGAATATATTAAAATAGGCAAAGATGAGGAGGCAAGAGGGCAGTTTGAGAAGAATAGGGCTTATGATGCAAATTATGTAGCAACCTACTATCATTTAGCAAAGCTTCTTGAAAGAATGGGGGATGAAGATGAAGCCATAAAGGTATATGAACAGGGTATGGTGGTTGCTAAAGAACAAGGTGATACACACTCTTTTAGCGAATTGCGTAGTGCATACGAAGAATTGACTTTCTAAAATGAGTTTACAGACAGCTTTTTCAAACAGTTGGAATCAGGATTTTGCAGCAAAAACTCCTGTTTTGCTAGCTGTGAGTGGTGGCTCAGACTCTATGGTTATGTGTCATTTGTTTCATACAGCTAAGATTCCTTTTGCCATAGCGCATTGTAATTTTCAGTTGCGTGGGGCCGATGCAGATGCTGATGAAAAGCTGGTGGAGCAAGAAGCTAATAGGTATAATGTACCATTCTTTGTCACAAGGTTTGATACGCAGGGAAAAGCTGATGAGCTCAAAAAAGGGATACAGGAAACAGCTAGAATATTAAGATATGAATGGTTGGAAAAGGTAAGGAGTGATAATGGCTACGTGGCTATAGCTACTGCTCATCATGCAAATGACAATGCAGAAACGCTTCTAATGAATCTTTTTAAAGGTACAGGCATTTTGGGCTTGCATGCTATCCCTAAAATTAATGGTCGCATTATCAGACCATTATTGTTTGCTACGAAAGAAGAAGTAAAAGGTTATATAAGAGAACATAATATTGAGTACAGGGATGATGCCTCTAATGCATCAGATAAGTATTTACGAAATGCAGTAAGGCATAACGTAATACCTGAAATTGAAAAACTATTTCCACAGTTAGTTACAACCCTCAATCGTAATGTTGAGCGGTTTTCAGAAGCTGAACAGATATATTATAAAGCTATTGAGAGTGAACTCAAAAAGCTGATTGATAGAAGAGGAAACGATGTTTATATCTCAATACGAAAGCTGCGTTTAAGAAAGCCTTTAAATACTATTTGTTATGAACTGTTTAAAGAGTTTGGTTTTCAGCATACACAAATAGCACAGCTCATTAGCCTTATGGATAGTGACAGTGGGAGTTATGTTCTGTCCCAAACGCACAGGGTTTTAAAAGATAGAGAGCATTTAATAATAACAAGTCTTTCTCCTGATTCATCTGACTTATTCCTTGTTCAAGACTATAGTCAAAACGTTGTAATTGCTAATGGTGTTTTTAGCTTTTCTGAAATGGAAAAGCCTCAGGTAATCCCTAATGACCTATCTGTTGCGTTGGTAGACATTAGTGCTATTGAAGGCTCTCTTAAAGTAAGAAGATGGAAAAAGGGGGATTATTTCTACCCGTTTGGCATGAAGATGAAGAAGAAAAAACTAAGTGATTTTTTTATAGACAACAAGTTGTCAGTTCATCAAAAAGAGCAAATTTGGGTAATTGAAAATGATAAGAAGATAGTTTGGGTGGCAGGCATGCGTTTAGATGAACGATTCAAATTGAAAAAAACTACAGAAAAGGTGCTACGAATACTATATAAGGCTACTAGAAATACGGATTCATAATTTGCTCTATGAATACCTTTCCGTGAGAAGGCTCAAAAAGAAGCGTAAATAAAAAACCATAAATAGCACCATAGAAATGGGCATCGTGTCCTACATTATCCATGCCTTTTTTAGACATATAGGCTGAATATATAAGGTAAGCCACAGCTGCTAGTATACTAGGTATGCCTATTACACCAAATAGATATATCTTTTCCCAAGGAGCGAAGTATACAAATGAGAATAATATAGCAGAGACGCCTCCCGATGCTCCTAATGCTCTATATCCGTAGTTGGCTCTATGCTTTACAAAGGATGGTAATGCCGCAGCAATAATACCAGTTAGGTATAATATTGGGAACATAAATGTAGCTAGTCCATGAAAACGAAAAATGGATTCTATCGCATCTCCAAAAAAGAAAAGCGTAAACATGTTAAAAGCTAGGTGCATATAATCTGCATGAATGAATCCACTTGATAAAAGCCTATAATATTCTCTTGGTGTATCCATTCTATTAGGCCATAATATAAGTTTATTGAATAGCCCTATGTTGTTGAAAGCACTTATAGATATGCCTACAGTTATTAGTATGATAATAATATTGATACTCATTTGATAGTCTGTTAGTTGTATGCTTTAGATATGATGGTAAGGGCTGTTGTGCAATATACTGAAAGCTCTATATACTTGCTCAGCAAGCATAAGCCGTACCAGCTGGTGCGGAAAAACAAGTTTGGAAAGAGACCATGTCTGTTTTGCTTGTTCTTTTATATTGTCAGACACTCCAAAAGCCCCACCAATAAGTATTACGACTGTTTTAGTGCCCATATTCATCAGTTGTTGGAATTGAGTGGACCACTCTATAGAATTATAAAGTTTACCCCTTTCATCCAGTAAAATAAGATAGTGATGAGGTTGTAAACGCTTCAGTATAAGTTCTTCCTCCAAAAGTTTTGTTTGATAAGCATCCGCTTTAGCTGCTTTTTTAGAAGGGGGGATGATTACTAATTCTGTAGGGCAGTACTGTTTTAGTTTTTGTAGGTATATATTTACACCCTCATTTATATGACTGTCATTAGCCTTTCCTATCGACCAGAGCTCAATATTCATGGAGGCAAAATAGCCCTTTTTAAAGATTATTTTAAAGATTTTGGAAACAAGCTTTGCAAAATCACATAGAGGTGCTATCTTTGCAATCCCAATTTAAAGGGTATGGCTGCGTAGCTCAACTGAATAGAGCATCTGACTACGGATCAGAAGGTTTCAGGTTTGAATCCTGACGCGGTCACCACTAAAAAGATAAAACCTGCTATTTAGCAGGTTTTATCTTTTTATATCCTCCTGTTATAGAAAATCTATATTTATTCTAATGTCAGTACTGCGCCCTTTGTCATCAACGCAAGAGATTTTTATGTTTCTATCCTCAGGGTAGAACAATATCGGATTGTCTACAGTAGTACTAGCATAAAACTTATCATTGATGTACCAATAAATATCTTTTACATCGCCAGAGGCTGTGCATTTTAATTGAAGTTGTTGTTTGCCTTTGTCGGTGATGATATATGTGGCCTTGTTGGTTAAAGAGGTGATATAAGGAGCAGAACCTTCAAACACTCTCGTGCATAATGGGTTGTGAGGTGGAGGAGTAGATATGGGTATGTGTTTGC
Protein-coding sequences here:
- the tilS gene encoding tRNA lysidine(34) synthetase TilS, with product MSLQTAFSNSWNQDFAAKTPVLLAVSGGSDSMVMCHLFHTAKIPFAIAHCNFQLRGADADADEKLVEQEANRYNVPFFVTRFDTQGKADELKKGIQETARILRYEWLEKVRSDNGYVAIATAHHANDNAETLLMNLFKGTGILGLHAIPKINGRIIRPLLFATKEEVKGYIREHNIEYRDDASNASDKYLRNAVRHNVIPEIEKLFPQLVTTLNRNVERFSEAEQIYYKAIESELKKLIDRRGNDVYISIRKLRLRKPLNTICYELFKEFGFQHTQIAQLISLMDSDSGSYVLSQTHRVLKDREHLIITSLSPDSSDLFLVQDYSQNVVIANGVFSFSEMEKPQVIPNDLSVALVDISAIEGSLKVRRWKKGDYFYPFGMKMKKKKLSDFFIDNKLSVHQKEQIWVIENDKKIVWVAGMRLDERFKLKKTTEKVLRILYKATRNTDS
- a CDS encoding 23S rRNA (pseudouridine(1915)-N(3))-methyltransferase RlmH translates to MNIELWSIGKANDSHINEGVNIYLQKLKQYCPTELVIIPPSKKAAKADAYQTKLLEEELILKRLQPHHYLILLDERGKLYNSIEWSTQFQQLMNMGTKTVVILIGGAFGVSDNIKEQAKQTWSLSKLVFPHQLVRLMLAEQVYRAFSILHNSPYHHI
- a CDS encoding rhomboid family intramembrane serine protease, yielding MSINIIIILITVGISISAFNNIGLFNKLILWPNRMDTPREYYRLLSSGFIHADYMHLAFNMFTLFFFGDAIESIFRFHGLATFMFPILYLTGIIAAALPSFVKHRANYGYRALGASGGVSAILFSFVYFAPWEKIYLFGVIGIPSILAAVAYLIYSAYMSKKGMDNVGHDAHFYGAIYGFLFTLLFEPSHGKVFIEQIMNPYF